From Paraburkholderia sabiae, a single genomic window includes:
- the hpnA gene encoding hopanoid-associated sugar epimerase, with protein MTDQTRDLVLVTGASGFVGSAVARIAQQKGFAVRVLVRPTSPRRNVESLDAEIAVGDMRDEASMRAAMRGARYLLHVAADYRLWAPDPHEIERANLEGTEATMRAALKEGVERVVYTSSVATLKVTGSGASVDETSPMTPDQAIGVYKRSKVLAERAVERMIANDGLPAVIVNPSTPIGPRDVKPTPTGRIIVEAALGKIPAFVDTGLNLVHVDDVAMGHFLALERGKIGERYILGGENLPLQQMLADIAGMVSRKPPTIALPRWPLYPLAVGAEAVAKFTKREPFVTVDGLKMSKNKMYFTSAKAERELGYQARPYREGLRDALDWFREAGYLKA; from the coding sequence ATGACCGATCAGACTCGCGACCTCGTACTCGTCACCGGTGCATCCGGTTTCGTCGGCTCGGCCGTCGCGCGCATCGCGCAGCAAAAGGGCTTTGCGGTGCGCGTGCTAGTGCGTCCGACCAGCCCGCGCCGCAACGTCGAATCGCTCGATGCGGAAATCGCGGTCGGCGACATGCGCGACGAGGCGTCGATGCGTGCGGCAATGCGCGGCGCGCGCTATCTGCTGCACGTCGCCGCCGATTACCGGCTGTGGGCGCCCGACCCGCACGAAATCGAGCGCGCGAATCTCGAAGGCACGGAAGCGACGATGCGCGCAGCGCTGAAGGAAGGCGTGGAGCGCGTCGTGTACACGAGCAGCGTCGCGACGTTGAAGGTCACGGGCTCGGGCGCCTCCGTCGACGAAACTTCACCGATGACGCCGGATCAGGCGATCGGCGTCTACAAGCGCAGCAAGGTGCTCGCCGAGCGCGCCGTCGAACGGATGATCGCGAACGACGGCCTGCCCGCTGTCATCGTCAATCCGTCGACGCCCATCGGTCCGCGCGACGTGAAGCCGACGCCGACGGGCCGCATCATCGTCGAGGCGGCGCTCGGCAAGATTCCCGCGTTCGTCGATACGGGGCTGAACCTCGTGCATGTCGACGACGTGGCAATGGGCCACTTTCTCGCGCTCGAACGCGGCAAGATCGGCGAGCGCTACATTCTGGGCGGCGAGAATCTGCCGCTGCAGCAGATGCTCGCCGATATCGCGGGCATGGTCAGTCGCAAGCCGCCGACGATCGCGCTACCGCGCTGGCCGCTATATCCGCTCGCAGTCGGCGCGGAAGCGGTCGCGAAGTTCACGAAGCGCGAGCCGTTCGTGACCGTCGACGGCCTGAAGATGTCGAAGAACAAGATGTACTTCACGTCGGCGAAAGCGGAGCGCGAACTCGGCTATCAGGCGCGTCCGTATCGCGAAGGCTTGCGCGATGCGCTCGACTGGTTCCGCGAAGCGGGCTATCTGAAAGCGTGA
- the hpnH gene encoding adenosyl-hopene transferase HpnH, translating to MSIPMLQKVRVGAYIMRNHLKGNKRYPLALMLEPLFRCNLACNGCGKIDYPDPILNQRLSLAECLEAVDECGAPVVSIAGGEPLLHKEMPEIVKGIMARKKFVYLCTNALLMEKKMDDYEPNPYFVWSVHLDGDREAHDHSVSQEGVYDKAVAAIKEAKRRGFRVNINCTLFNDAVPERVAKFFDTVGEIGVDGITVSPGYAYERAPDQQHFLNRDKTKNLFREIFKRGDNGKKWSFSQSSLFLDFLAGNQSYECTPWGNPARTVFGWQKPCYLVGEGYVKTFKELMETTDWDKYGTGKYEKCADCMVHCGFEATAVMDTVAHPLKALKVSLQGARTTGAFAKDIPLDKQRPAEYVFSRHVEIKLEQIERAGTGKKVQTSAAALN from the coding sequence TTGTCTATTCCGATGCTACAAAAAGTCCGGGTTGGTGCGTACATCATGCGCAATCACCTCAAGGGCAACAAACGCTACCCGCTCGCGCTGATGCTCGAGCCTTTGTTCCGCTGCAACCTCGCTTGTAATGGTTGCGGCAAGATCGACTATCCGGATCCCATCCTGAACCAGCGTCTTTCGCTGGCGGAATGCCTCGAAGCCGTCGACGAGTGCGGCGCGCCCGTCGTGTCGATCGCCGGCGGCGAGCCGCTGCTGCACAAGGAAATGCCGGAGATCGTCAAGGGCATCATGGCGCGCAAGAAGTTCGTGTACCTGTGCACGAACGCGCTGCTGATGGAAAAGAAGATGGACGATTACGAGCCGAATCCGTACTTCGTCTGGTCGGTGCACCTCGACGGCGACCGCGAAGCGCACGATCACTCGGTCTCGCAGGAAGGCGTGTACGACAAGGCCGTCGCGGCCATCAAGGAAGCCAAGCGCCGCGGCTTCCGCGTGAACATCAACTGCACGCTGTTCAACGACGCCGTGCCCGAGCGCGTGGCGAAGTTCTTCGACACGGTCGGCGAAATTGGTGTCGACGGCATCACGGTGTCGCCGGGCTATGCATATGAGCGTGCCCCGGACCAGCAGCACTTCCTGAATCGCGACAAGACGAAGAACCTGTTCCGCGAAATCTTCAAGCGCGGCGACAACGGCAAGAAGTGGTCGTTCAGCCAGTCGAGCCTGTTCCTCGACTTCCTGGCCGGCAACCAGAGCTACGAATGCACGCCGTGGGGCAACCCGGCGCGCACGGTGTTCGGCTGGCAAAAGCCGTGCTATCTGGTCGGCGAAGGTTATGTGAAGACCTTCAAGGAACTGATGGAAACCACCGACTGGGACAAGTACGGCACGGGCAAGTACGAGAAGTGCGCGGACTGCATGGTCCACTGCGGCTTCGAAGCGACGGCTGTGATGGACACGGTCGCGCATCCGCTGAAGGCGCTTAAGGTTAGCCTGCAAGGCGCGCGTACCACGGGCGCATTCGCCAAGGACATCCCGCTCGACAAGCAGCGTCCCGCCGAGTACGTGTTCTCGCGTCACGTCGAGATCAAGCTGGAACAGATCGAGCGCGCGGGCACGGGCAAGAAGGTGCAGACGTCGGCAGCTGCGTTGAACTAA
- a CDS encoding MlaC/ttg2D family ABC transporter substrate-binding protein, translating into MKRYISAFLAAAVVSTAAFAQTAPDAIVKSAVEGTVNAMKADPQARGGDMKKITQVVESHFVPATNFQRTTRIAVGKAWATATPEQQKQLYEQFQKLLVGTYAASLSQLRDQDVKFKFAPSNASADAKDTVVQSHVLSNGGDDSIDYRLEKTANGWKIYDINMMGAWLIQVYQTQFQDQLSKGGVDGLIKFLTEHNARSAG; encoded by the coding sequence ATGAAACGTTATATCTCTGCCTTCCTGGCAGCCGCCGTGGTTTCCACCGCGGCATTCGCACAAACCGCGCCTGACGCGATCGTGAAGAGCGCAGTCGAAGGCACGGTCAACGCGATGAAGGCCGATCCGCAAGCTCGCGGCGGCGACATGAAGAAGATCACGCAGGTGGTCGAGTCGCACTTCGTGCCCGCGACGAACTTCCAGCGCACGACGCGCATCGCGGTCGGTAAAGCCTGGGCGACGGCCACGCCGGAGCAGCAGAAACAACTGTATGAGCAATTCCAGAAACTGCTCGTGGGCACGTATGCGGCGTCGCTGTCGCAACTGCGCGATCAGGACGTGAAGTTCAAGTTCGCGCCGTCGAACGCGTCGGCGGATGCGAAAGACACCGTCGTCCAGTCGCATGTGCTGAGCAACGGCGGCGACGACTCGATCGATTACCGCCTGGAAAAAACGGCGAACGGCTGGAAGATTTACGACATCAACATGATGGGCGCGTGGCTGATCCAGGTGTATCAGACGCAGTTCCAGGATCAGCTGTCGAAGGGCGGCGTCGACGGGCTCATCAAGTTCCTGACCGAGCACAACGCGCGTAGCGCGGGCTGA
- a CDS encoding acylphosphatase produces MSGTDLDSRMETYYVRVRGMVQGVGFRHATVRQAHALGIRGWVANLEDGSVEAMLQGPANQLDRMLSWLRHGPPTARVTEVTHEERASDKRYERFQQQ; encoded by the coding sequence ATGTCCGGCACGGATCTCGATTCGCGTATGGAAACGTACTACGTGCGGGTGCGCGGCATGGTGCAGGGCGTCGGCTTTCGTCACGCGACGGTGCGCCAGGCGCATGCGCTAGGTATCCGGGGATGGGTGGCGAACCTGGAAGACGGTTCCGTCGAAGCCATGTTGCAAGGGCCGGCGAACCAGCTCGACCGGATGCTGTCGTGGCTGCGTCACGGGCCGCCGACGGCGCGCGTGACGGAAGTCACGCACGAAGAGCGCGCCAGTGACAAGCGCTACGAGCGCTTTCAGCAGCAGTAA
- the rarD gene encoding EamA family transporter RarD translates to MNAYQPGRGIALSVCASTLFALMSVYAKLLAPLTGLDIFAWRVIWTVPGAFTLIAVRSRLPQLQALLQRVLREPRTALLLVASAILLGAQLWVFLWAPLHGRMLEVSLGYFLLPLSMVLLGRFYYHERLEPLQWLAVACAAVGVLHELWVTRAFSWPTLLVAVGYPPYFVLRRKMNADSLTAFALEMSLMLPFALAMVFSGGSLALLSGRIDMWLLLLPGLGALSTIALATYLKASRLLPMALFGILGYVEPVLLVIVSVTLLGETLTAQQLGTYVPIWIAVGLTALHSARLLAPR, encoded by the coding sequence ATGAACGCTTATCAACCGGGGCGCGGCATCGCGTTATCCGTGTGCGCATCGACGCTCTTCGCCCTGATGTCCGTGTACGCGAAACTGCTCGCGCCGCTGACGGGGCTCGATATCTTCGCGTGGCGCGTGATCTGGACCGTGCCGGGCGCTTTCACGCTGATTGCCGTCCGCTCGCGTCTGCCGCAATTGCAGGCGCTATTGCAGCGCGTGCTTCGCGAGCCGCGCACCGCACTGCTGCTGGTCGCCAGCGCGATATTGCTAGGCGCGCAGTTGTGGGTGTTCCTGTGGGCGCCGCTGCATGGGCGGATGCTCGAAGTGTCGCTGGGCTACTTTCTGTTGCCGCTGTCGATGGTGCTGCTCGGGCGTTTCTACTATCACGAGCGGCTCGAACCGTTGCAGTGGCTCGCCGTGGCGTGCGCGGCCGTGGGCGTGCTGCACGAACTGTGGGTGACGCGTGCGTTTTCCTGGCCGACGCTGCTGGTCGCGGTCGGCTATCCGCCGTACTTCGTGTTGCGGCGCAAGATGAACGCCGATTCGCTGACGGCCTTTGCGCTCGAAATGTCGCTGATGCTGCCGTTCGCACTCGCAATGGTGTTCAGCGGCGGCTCGCTCGCGCTGCTGTCGGGCCGCATCGATATGTGGCTGTTGCTGTTGCCGGGACTCGGCGCACTGAGCACGATTGCGCTCGCGACGTATCTGAAAGCGAGCCGTCTGCTGCCGATGGCGCTGTTCGGCATCCTCGGTTATGTGGAGCCGGTGTTGCTGGTGATCGTATCCGTGACGCTGCTCGGCGAAACGCTGACGGCGCAGCAGCTTGGCACTTATGTGCCGATCTGGATCGCCGTCGGGCTGACGGCGTTGCATAGCGCGAGGCTGCTCGCGCCGCGTTGA
- the egtD gene encoding L-histidine N(alpha)-methyltransferase, with amino-acid sequence MTQPAVSHHLSHDVSPEFAAAVRAGLSKQPQKELPSKYLYDEVGSALFEVITALPEYGVTRAEERLLAQHAGDIVAQLPHNAIVAELGSGSGRKTRRILEALCKKRPTSYCPIEISRTALQLCRRELGDIERISIVGYERDYLAGLAEVSKRRASDEPLLVLFLGSTIGNFGRLAATRFLRDIRNMLAPGDALLLGTDLEKPVPVLISAYDDPIGVTAAFNLNLLARINRELDGDFPLDAFEHVARFNPDVRSIEMHLRAKRNVKAQVRAAQLTVELREGETIWTESSHKYRAEELHAIADDAGFTCSHQWLERDWGFAESLLVAR; translated from the coding sequence ATGACTCAGCCAGCCGTATCGCATCACCTGTCGCACGACGTATCGCCGGAATTCGCCGCCGCCGTTCGCGCTGGCCTCAGCAAGCAGCCCCAGAAGGAATTGCCGTCGAAGTATCTGTACGACGAAGTCGGTTCAGCGCTGTTCGAGGTGATCACCGCGCTGCCCGAATACGGCGTCACACGCGCCGAAGAACGCCTGCTCGCGCAACACGCGGGCGACATCGTCGCGCAGTTGCCGCACAACGCGATCGTCGCGGAACTGGGCAGCGGCAGCGGCCGCAAGACGCGCCGCATCCTCGAAGCGCTCTGTAAAAAGCGCCCCACTTCTTACTGCCCGATTGAAATTTCGCGCACCGCTTTGCAATTATGTCGCCGTGAACTCGGCGATATCGAACGCATTTCGATCGTCGGCTACGAACGCGACTATCTCGCGGGGCTGGCCGAAGTGAGCAAGCGCCGCGCCAGCGACGAGCCGCTGCTCGTGCTGTTTCTCGGCAGCACGATCGGCAATTTCGGACGGCTCGCGGCCACGCGTTTTCTGCGCGATATCCGCAACATGCTCGCGCCCGGCGACGCGCTGTTGCTCGGCACCGACCTCGAAAAGCCAGTGCCCGTACTGATTTCAGCGTACGACGATCCGATCGGCGTAACGGCTGCGTTCAACCTGAACCTGCTCGCACGCATCAATCGCGAACTGGACGGCGATTTCCCGCTGGATGCCTTCGAACACGTCGCGCGCTTCAATCCGGACGTGCGCAGCATCGAGATGCATCTGCGCGCGAAGCGCAACGTGAAAGCGCAGGTGCGCGCGGCGCAGCTGACGGTCGAACTGCGCGAAGGCGAGACGATCTGGACGGAGAGCAGCCACAAGTATCGTGCGGAAGAATTGCATGCGATCGCCGACGATGCGGGCTTCACATGCAGCCATCAATGGCTCGAGCGCGATTGGGGTTTTGCGGAAAGTCTGCTGGTGGCGCGTTGA
- the ispH gene encoding 4-hydroxy-3-methylbut-2-enyl diphosphate reductase, with protein MRVILAQPRGFCAGVVRAIEIVDRALQQHGAPVYVRHEIVHNRHVVDNLRRKGARFVEELDEVPQGAVAIFSAHGVAQSVERDAEQRGLDVLDATCPLVTKVHVQGRQYVAGGRTLILIGHAGHPEVEGTIGQIPGTVMLVQSEAEVAKLELAIDTPLAYVTQTTLSVDDTRGIIDALKRRFPDIVGPDTRDICYATQNRQAAVRELSSEVDVLLVVGATNSSNSNRLREIGSESGVPSYLVADGSEVKTEWFANVTTVGITAGASAPEEMVENVIDALRALGPVDVTTMAGREEKVEFKLPSKLTQPLAAREV; from the coding sequence ATGCGAGTCATCCTTGCTCAACCCCGCGGCTTTTGTGCGGGAGTCGTAAGGGCGATCGAAATCGTCGATCGCGCTTTGCAGCAACATGGCGCACCTGTTTACGTGCGTCATGAAATCGTCCACAACCGGCACGTGGTCGATAATCTTCGCCGTAAAGGCGCGCGCTTCGTCGAAGAACTCGATGAAGTGCCGCAGGGCGCAGTTGCCATTTTCAGTGCCCACGGTGTCGCGCAAAGTGTCGAACGCGATGCGGAGCAGCGCGGTCTCGACGTGCTCGATGCCACCTGCCCGCTGGTGACGAAGGTTCATGTGCAGGGTCGTCAGTATGTGGCCGGGGGTCGCACGCTGATTCTGATCGGGCACGCGGGCCATCCCGAAGTGGAAGGCACCATCGGCCAGATTCCGGGCACGGTGATGCTCGTGCAAAGCGAAGCGGAAGTCGCGAAGCTGGAACTGGCCATCGACACGCCGCTCGCGTACGTCACGCAGACGACGCTGTCGGTGGACGACACGCGCGGCATCATCGACGCGCTGAAGCGCCGTTTCCCCGACATCGTCGGTCCGGATACGCGCGACATCTGCTACGCGACGCAAAACCGTCAGGCAGCCGTGCGCGAGCTCAGCTCGGAAGTCGATGTGCTGCTGGTGGTAGGCGCAACGAACAGCTCGAACTCGAATCGTCTGCGCGAAATCGGCAGCGAATCGGGCGTGCCGAGCTACCTCGTCGCCGACGGTTCCGAAGTCAAGACGGAGTGGTTCGCCAACGTGACGACGGTCGGCATCACGGCCGGCGCGTCGGCACCTGAAGAGATGGTCGAGAACGTGATCGATGCGCTACGCGCACTGGGCCCCGTCGACGTCACAACGATGGCGGGACGTGAGGAAAAAGTTGAATTCAAGTTGCCGTCGAAGCTGACGCAACCACTCGCTGCACGCGAAGTTTAA
- a CDS encoding lytic transglycosylase domain-containing protein — MKRLVCLIVLVLSVMQNASADDQTNHDRTSDYLRQKFGLAKEKAEQISNAVRAASEKYALPPALILAIISIESRFKEKAKGGNGATGLMQVVPGAHKRMLKDVKDLTDPETNIEIGSAILYGYVKSAGGDLNAALKSYGGSQAYAEKVNGRVKTFADVVATDASAVPGADQPLPARDGDCDARYSSLCIGPVVYVSPVADAASSPSVSQRATSLLNSLLPLTH, encoded by the coding sequence ATGAAGCGGCTGGTCTGCCTGATCGTCCTTGTGCTCAGTGTTATGCAGAATGCATCAGCCGACGATCAGACGAACCACGACCGCACCTCCGACTATCTCCGCCAGAAGTTCGGCCTCGCGAAAGAGAAGGCCGAACAGATATCGAACGCTGTGCGCGCCGCGTCGGAAAAGTACGCGCTGCCGCCCGCGCTGATTCTCGCGATCATCTCGATCGAATCGCGTTTCAAGGAAAAGGCCAAGGGCGGCAACGGCGCAACGGGGCTGATGCAGGTCGTGCCCGGCGCGCACAAACGCATGTTGAAAGACGTGAAGGATCTGACCGATCCCGAGACCAACATCGAAATCGGCTCGGCGATTCTGTACGGCTACGTGAAATCGGCGGGCGGCGATCTGAATGCCGCGTTGAAGAGCTACGGCGGATCGCAGGCGTATGCGGAGAAGGTCAACGGCCGCGTAAAGACGTTCGCGGATGTCGTGGCTACCGATGCCAGCGCAGTGCCGGGTGCCGACCAGCCGCTGCCGGCTCGCGACGGCGACTGCGATGCGCGCTATTCGTCGTTGTGTATCGGGCCCGTGGTCTACGTGAGCCCTGTGGCGGACGCCGCGAGCAGTCCGAGTGTTTCGCAGCGCGCGACCAGTCTGCTGAATTCGTTGCTGCCGCTGACGCATTGA
- a CDS encoding glycosyltransferase — protein sequence MIAAVLFVLACLSLLIWCVLLFARGGFWRAQPAAPLAPEARDAWPGVAAVVPARNEADVIARAVTSLLTQEYRGDFHVIVIDDHSTDGTADAARAAALALQCPDRLTVISAKPLPAAWSGKVWAQSQGIEAARSLGYSPEYLLLTDADIGHPSDALTQLVMRADAEKRDLVSLMVRLRCDSFWEKALIPAFVFFFAKLYPFAWVNNPRNRTAGAAGGCMLVRRTALEEAGGIESIRAELIDDCSLAARIKHRGEGRHPIRLDVAARSVSLRPYDSWREIWNMIARTAFTQLRYSALLLAGTLLGMTIIYLVPPAVALLLGPKGWPAWLAWGAMCCAYAPMLRYYQRSPLWAPFLPLIALFYVSATFGSAVRYWRGKGGQWKARVQAPAGSNQ from the coding sequence ATGATTGCGGCGGTTCTGTTTGTGTTGGCGTGTCTGTCGCTGTTGATCTGGTGTGTGCTGCTGTTCGCGCGCGGCGGTTTCTGGCGCGCGCAGCCCGCTGCGCCGCTCGCGCCCGAGGCGCGCGACGCGTGGCCCGGCGTCGCCGCCGTCGTTCCCGCGCGCAATGAAGCGGACGTGATCGCGCGGGCCGTCACCTCGTTGCTCACGCAAGAGTATCGGGGCGACTTCCACGTAATCGTCATCGACGACCACAGCACCGACGGCACCGCCGACGCCGCCCGCGCCGCCGCGCTCGCGCTTCAGTGCCCGGACCGGCTGACGGTGATCAGCGCGAAGCCGCTGCCGGCGGCCTGGTCGGGCAAGGTCTGGGCGCAGTCGCAGGGCATCGAGGCGGCGCGTTCGCTCGGCTACTCGCCGGAATACCTGCTGCTCACGGATGCCGACATCGGCCATCCGTCCGATGCGCTCACGCAACTCGTGATGCGCGCCGACGCCGAAAAGCGCGACCTCGTCTCGCTGATGGTGCGTCTGCGTTGCGATTCGTTCTGGGAAAAGGCGCTGATTCCCGCCTTCGTGTTCTTTTTCGCGAAGCTGTATCCGTTCGCGTGGGTCAACAATCCGCGCAATCGCACGGCGGGCGCGGCGGGCGGCTGCATGCTGGTGCGCCGTACGGCGCTCGAAGAAGCGGGCGGCATCGAATCGATCCGCGCCGAACTGATCGACGATTGCAGTCTCGCCGCGCGCATCAAGCATCGCGGCGAGGGCCGTCATCCCATCCGTCTCGACGTGGCGGCGCGCAGCGTCTCGCTGCGTCCGTACGACAGCTGGCGCGAAATCTGGAACATGATCGCGCGCACGGCGTTCACGCAGCTGCGCTATTCGGCGTTGTTGCTGGCGGGCACGCTGCTCGGCATGACGATCATCTATCTCGTGCCTCCCGCCGTCGCGCTTCTGCTCGGGCCGAAAGGCTGGCCGGCGTGGCTCGCGTGGGGCGCGATGTGCTGCGCCTACGCGCCGATGCTGCGCTACTACCAGCGCTCGCCGCTGTGGGCGCCGTTCCTGCCGCTCATCGCGCTGTTCTACGTCAGCGCGACGTTCGGCTCGGCCGTGCGCTACTGGCGCGGCAAGGGCGGCCAATGGAAGGCGCGCGTGCAGGCGCCCGCCGGGTCGAATCAATGA
- a CDS encoding Mpo1 family 2-hydroxy fatty acid dioxygenase has translation MRTLTDQLAQYAAYHRDRRNIATHFIGIPMIVLALAVLLSRPAWTPDSLPFALSPAWVLFGLSVIYYFVLDVPLGLMMCVVSLACVACGAWLAAQPTLTWLASGIGLFVVGWAFQFVGHVAYEHRKPAFVDDVIGLLIGPLFVLAETLFAFGWRPALREAIEAKVGPTHVDAAHGVTRHRS, from the coding sequence ATGAGAACGCTCACCGACCAGCTCGCGCAATACGCAGCCTATCATCGCGACCGGCGCAACATCGCGACGCATTTCATCGGCATTCCGATGATCGTGCTCGCGCTCGCCGTGCTGCTGAGCCGGCCCGCGTGGACGCCCGACTCGTTGCCATTCGCGCTGTCGCCTGCGTGGGTGCTGTTCGGCCTCAGCGTGATCTACTACTTCGTGCTCGACGTGCCGCTCGGTCTGATGATGTGCGTCGTGTCGCTGGCATGCGTGGCGTGCGGCGCATGGCTCGCCGCACAACCGACGTTGACGTGGCTCGCATCGGGCATCGGCCTGTTCGTGGTCGGCTGGGCGTTCCAGTTCGTGGGACACGTCGCCTACGAGCACCGCAAGCCCGCCTTCGTCGACGATGTGATCGGCCTGCTGATCGGCCCGCTGTTCGTGCTCGCCGAAACGCTGTTTGCGTTCGGCTGGCGGCCCGCGTTGCGCGAGGCGATCGAAGCGAAAGTCGGCCCCACGCATGTCGATGCCGCGCATGGCGTCACGCGGCATCGCTCCTGA